Proteins encoded together in one Paracidovorax wautersii window:
- a CDS encoding DNA polymerase III subunit delta' gives MSDAAALAEQPVAPWIAAQRDQLLAQRGHAWLLQGPSGLGQYRLALELVRAWLCEAPTPHGACGHCTSCHAIDVRAHADLCVLMPETQMVALGWPLPEKAQAEIDDKKRKPSREIRVEAMRDAVEFAQRTSARGRGKAVLVYPAEQMNHVTANALLKTLEEPPGDVRFVLATEAAHQLLPTIRSRCLGHTMVWPQPPAMHAWLAGQGVAQDAAQALLRAAGGRPDDALALARAGRSPQAWAQLPKAVARGDVSALADMAPAEAVDALQKLCHDLLARRVGAPPRYFAEADLPEPPGVAPLTRWARALAKEARTAEHPFNAGLMLESLVAQARNALHSRH, from the coding sequence ATGAGCGACGCTGCCGCATTGGCGGAGCAGCCCGTAGCGCCCTGGATCGCGGCGCAGCGCGACCAGCTGCTGGCCCAGCGAGGCCATGCCTGGCTGCTGCAGGGGCCTTCCGGATTGGGCCAGTACCGCCTGGCTCTGGAACTGGTGCGCGCCTGGCTGTGCGAGGCGCCCACGCCCCACGGCGCCTGCGGCCACTGCACCAGTTGCCACGCCATCGACGTGCGTGCCCATGCCGACCTGTGCGTGCTCATGCCCGAGACGCAGATGGTCGCGCTGGGCTGGCCGCTGCCCGAGAAGGCACAGGCCGAGATCGACGACAAGAAGCGCAAGCCCAGCCGCGAGATCCGGGTGGAGGCCATGCGCGATGCGGTGGAGTTCGCGCAGCGCACGTCGGCCCGCGGCCGCGGCAAGGCGGTGCTGGTCTATCCCGCCGAGCAGATGAACCACGTCACCGCCAACGCGCTGCTGAAGACGCTGGAGGAGCCGCCCGGCGACGTGCGCTTCGTGTTGGCGACCGAGGCGGCCCACCAGCTGCTGCCCACCATCCGCAGCCGTTGCCTGGGCCACACCATGGTCTGGCCGCAGCCCCCGGCCATGCATGCGTGGCTGGCGGGGCAGGGCGTGGCGCAGGATGCAGCGCAGGCCTTGCTGCGTGCAGCCGGCGGCCGGCCCGACGATGCGCTGGCCCTGGCGCGCGCGGGCCGCAGCCCGCAGGCCTGGGCCCAGCTGCCCAAGGCCGTTGCGCGCGGCGATGTCTCGGCCCTGGCCGATATGGCGCCTGCCGAGGCGGTCGACGCGCTGCAGAAGCTGTGCCACGATCTGCTGGCCCGCCGCGTGGGCGCGCCGCCGCGCTACTTCGCCGAGGCCGACCTGCCCGAACCGCCCGGCGTCGCCCCGCTCACACGCTGGGCCCGCGCGCTGGCCAAGGAGGCCCGCACCGCGGAGCATCCGTTCAATGCCGGCCTCATGCTGGAGTCGCTTGTGGCCCAGGCGCGAAACGCCCTACACTCGCGCCATTAG
- a CDS encoding ABC transporter substrate-binding protein codes for MPVTPDLLTTLAPTGRIRAAINTGNPILARREADGRPAGVSVDLAHRFAERLGLPLELAVFDTAAQSVEAVTREEADFGFFAIDPVRGAGIAFSAPYVLIEGSYLVAAGSPLTDNAQVDQPGCTVVVGQGSAYDLFLSRTLAHAQIVRAPSSPAVVETFLATGSDVAAGVRQQLEADAAQRADLRLLPGRFMVIEQAMGLPRPRSQAAQRLLADFVEEAKASGFVAQALQRHGIQGAVVAPAGGA; via the coding sequence ATGCCTGTCACGCCCGACCTGCTGACCACCCTGGCGCCCACGGGGCGCATCCGCGCCGCCATCAACACCGGCAACCCCATCCTGGCGCGGCGCGAGGCCGACGGCCGCCCCGCCGGGGTCTCGGTCGATCTGGCCCACCGCTTCGCCGAGCGGCTGGGTTTGCCCCTGGAGCTGGCGGTGTTCGACACCGCAGCCCAGTCGGTGGAGGCTGTCACGCGCGAAGAGGCCGACTTCGGCTTCTTCGCCATCGACCCGGTGCGCGGCGCGGGCATTGCCTTCTCTGCGCCCTATGTGCTCATCGAAGGCAGCTACCTGGTGGCGGCCGGCTCTCCGCTGACCGACAACGCCCAGGTGGACCAGCCGGGCTGCACCGTCGTGGTGGGCCAGGGCAGCGCGTACGACCTCTTCCTCAGCCGCACGCTGGCGCATGCGCAGATCGTCCGGGCGCCCTCCTCGCCGGCGGTGGTGGAAACCTTCCTGGCCACCGGCTCCGATGTGGCGGCCGGCGTGCGCCAGCAGCTGGAGGCCGATGCCGCCCAGCGGGCCGATTTGCGTCTGCTGCCTGGCCGCTTCATGGTCATCGAGCAGGCCATGGGCCTGCCCCGGCCGCGGAGCCAAGCCGCTCAGCGCCTGCTGGCGGATTTCGTCGAAGAGGCCAAGGCATCGGGCTTTGTCGCGCAGGCCCTGCAGCGGCACGGCATCCAGGGCGCGGTGGTGGCGCCCGCCGGCGGCGCCTGA
- a CDS encoding tripartite tricarboxylate transporter substrate binding protein, whose translation MKSVVLFKTLALGAALAVAPALASAQAAYPSRAIKIIVPAPPGGAIDTLARVVGDKMAVSMGQPVIIENKPGASNNLGTDVLAKSPPDGYTIGVVGGSHNINKFLFKNLGWDPEKSFEPIVYTHEVPLVFAVAPQVPAKTLPELITWMKAHPDEAKVATSGRGSAQEMAAEMFRLASGANILLVPYKGSSAAHPDLLAGRTALYIDTISAIQAHVKAGTVKAVAVSTQQRSRSLPEVPTAAEQGLKGYDANTNGGFLAPAGTPKAIVNRLNAEINAALKLPDVRSKLEGAGIEVQGGTPAEYAAVIKSDLAKWGRVVKEAGIQPE comes from the coding sequence ATGAAATCCGTCGTTCTCTTCAAGACCCTTGCCCTGGGCGCTGCCTTGGCCGTCGCCCCCGCGCTCGCCTCAGCCCAGGCGGCGTATCCCAGCCGGGCCATCAAGATCATCGTGCCGGCCCCGCCGGGCGGCGCCATCGACACGCTGGCGCGTGTGGTGGGCGACAAGATGGCGGTGTCGATGGGACAGCCGGTGATCATCGAAAACAAGCCCGGCGCGTCCAACAACCTGGGCACCGATGTGCTCGCCAAGTCGCCGCCCGACGGCTACACCATCGGCGTGGTCGGGGGCAGCCACAACATCAACAAGTTCCTGTTCAAGAACCTGGGATGGGACCCTGAGAAGAGCTTCGAACCCATCGTCTACACGCACGAGGTGCCGCTGGTGTTCGCCGTGGCGCCGCAGGTGCCCGCCAAGACGCTGCCCGAGCTGATCACCTGGATGAAGGCCCATCCGGACGAGGCCAAGGTCGCCACCTCGGGCCGGGGCAGTGCGCAGGAGATGGCGGCGGAGATGTTCCGCCTCGCCAGCGGCGCCAACATCCTGCTGGTGCCCTACAAGGGCTCCTCCGCCGCCCACCCCGATCTGCTGGCCGGCCGCACGGCGCTCTACATCGACACCATCAGCGCCATCCAGGCCCATGTGAAGGCCGGGACGGTGAAGGCCGTGGCGGTCTCCACGCAGCAGCGGTCCAGGTCGTTGCCGGAGGTGCCCACGGCGGCCGAGCAGGGGCTGAAGGGCTACGACGCGAATACCAACGGCGGCTTCCTCGCGCCGGCCGGCACGCCCAAGGCCATCGTCAACCGGCTCAACGCCGAGATCAACGCCGCGTTGAAGCTGCCCGATGTCCGCAGCAAGCTCGAAGGCGCCGGCATCGAAGTGCAGGGCGGCACGCCGGCGGAGTACGCCGCAGTCATCAAGTCGGACCTGGCCAAGTGGGGCCGGGTCGTCAAGGAAGCCGGCATCCAGCCGGAATGA
- a CDS encoding 2-hydroxyacid dehydrogenase, with the protein MKPRILQLNPILIPAANDQLAALYEVHKYFEIADPEAWLREYGSSIEAVITGGHTGISRPMLEQLPALKVVAVNGVGTDAVDLAYCRTRGLPVTATLGALTEDVADLAIGLLIAACRNLCAGDRFVRDGQWELYPQPSAIPLARRFSGMRVGIVGMGRVGRAVAVRAAAFGCPIRYTDLRAMDDIAHPFVPTLLELAQESDALVLCAAADQAEGIVNAAVLDALGPSGFLVNVARGRLVNEADLAAAVTAGRIAGAGLDVFVDEPRVPRALRQSDAVTLQAHRASATWETRAAMADMVLASVAQALAGERPAMSLTT; encoded by the coding sequence ATGAAGCCTCGCATCCTCCAACTCAATCCCATCCTCATTCCCGCCGCCAACGATCAGTTGGCCGCGCTGTACGAGGTGCACAAGTACTTCGAGATCGCCGACCCAGAGGCGTGGCTGCGTGAGTACGGCAGCAGCATCGAGGCGGTGATCACGGGCGGGCATACCGGCATCTCGCGCCCCATGCTGGAGCAGCTGCCCGCGCTGAAGGTGGTGGCCGTGAATGGTGTCGGCACCGATGCCGTGGACCTGGCCTACTGCCGCACCCGCGGCCTGCCGGTCACGGCCACGCTGGGCGCGCTGACCGAGGACGTGGCCGACCTGGCCATCGGCCTGCTGATCGCCGCCTGCCGCAACCTCTGCGCAGGCGACCGCTTCGTGCGGGACGGCCAGTGGGAGCTGTACCCGCAGCCCAGCGCCATTCCGCTGGCGCGTCGCTTCAGCGGCATGCGCGTGGGCATCGTGGGCATGGGCCGGGTGGGGCGGGCCGTGGCGGTGCGCGCGGCCGCCTTCGGCTGCCCGATCCGCTACACCGATCTGCGCGCCATGGACGACATCGCCCATCCCTTCGTACCGACCCTGCTGGAGCTGGCCCAGGAGTCGGACGCGTTGGTGCTCTGCGCCGCTGCGGACCAGGCCGAGGGCATCGTGAATGCGGCGGTGCTCGATGCACTGGGGCCCAGCGGCTTCCTGGTGAACGTGGCCCGCGGCCGGCTGGTCAACGAGGCGGACCTGGCCGCTGCGGTCACGGCCGGGCGCATCGCCGGGGCCGGACTGGATGTGTTCGTGGACGAGCCGCGCGTGCCCCGGGCCCTGCGCCAGTCCGATGCCGTGACGCTGCAGGCCCACCGTGCCAGCGCCACCTGGGAGACCCGTGCGGCCATGGCCGACATGGTGCTCGCCAGCGTGGCCCAGGCCCTGGCGGGCGAACGCCCCGCGATGAGCCTGACGACCTGA
- a CDS encoding folate-binding protein, with protein sequence MTTTLPVPLDGVTPPLTHLGVIRVEGEEAAKFLHGQLTQDFALLGLDQARLAGFLSAKGRMQASFIGFKRSASEVLLVCSADLLAPTLKRLSMFVLRTKAKLTDASADFTLRGLAGSAAPAERAPWSKADAGAASVVQLYPADGQARALWVAPAGTPAPEGAELPLEAWRWSEVRSGVATLTAPLVEAFVPQMLNYESVGGVNFKKGCYPGQEVVARSQFRGTLKRRTYLAHAVEDMPVGAEVFAEGDAEQPVGTVVQTAPAPTGGVDLLVSMQISAADATRLNAVRADGPALALLPLPYALLDDI encoded by the coding sequence ATGACCACCACCCTGCCTGTGCCGCTGGACGGCGTGACCCCTCCTCTGACGCACCTGGGCGTGATCCGTGTCGAAGGCGAAGAAGCCGCCAAATTCCTGCACGGCCAGCTCACCCAGGACTTCGCCCTGCTGGGGCTGGACCAGGCCCGCCTGGCGGGCTTTCTCTCGGCTAAGGGCCGCATGCAGGCCAGCTTCATCGGCTTCAAGCGCAGCGCCTCCGAGGTGCTGCTGGTGTGCTCGGCCGACCTGCTGGCGCCCACGCTCAAGCGCCTGTCCATGTTCGTGCTGCGCACGAAGGCCAAACTGACCGACGCCAGCGCCGATTTCACCCTGCGCGGCCTGGCCGGCAGCGCGGCCCCGGCAGAGCGCGCGCCCTGGAGCAAGGCCGACGCAGGCGCCGCCAGCGTGGTGCAGCTCTACCCGGCCGACGGCCAGGCGCGTGCCCTGTGGGTGGCGCCGGCCGGCACGCCGGCGCCGGAGGGCGCCGAGCTGCCGCTCGAAGCCTGGCGCTGGAGCGAGGTGCGCAGCGGCGTCGCCACGCTGACCGCGCCGTTGGTCGAGGCCTTCGTGCCGCAGATGCTCAACTACGAGTCCGTCGGCGGCGTGAACTTCAAGAAGGGCTGCTACCCCGGCCAGGAGGTGGTGGCCCGCAGCCAGTTCCGCGGCACCCTCAAGCGCCGCACCTACCTGGCCCATGCAGTGGAGGACATGCCCGTCGGCGCCGAGGTGTTCGCCGAGGGCGATGCCGAGCAGCCCGTGGGCACCGTCGTTCAGACCGCGCCGGCACCCACTGGCGGCGTGGACCTGCTGGTGTCCATGCAGATCAGCGCTGCAGACGCCACACGCCTGAACGCCGTGCGTGCCGACGGACCCGCGCTGGCGTTGCTGCCCCTGCCCTACGCGCTGCTCGACGACATCTGA
- a CDS encoding citrate synthase family protein — MASWITMEEVCTQLGVQPQTVYAYVSRKKIEVAADPADSRRSLYRADDVAVLARRKQAGRKHETLANNTLFGAEPSIPTALSTFARGHLYYRGQDAVALAATSTLEEAARLLWAADRPVDFACPVPVADGPAGRTAAFTALAQLAATGHSTRGRMVHVLHAEAQGLVGRLATAFGAQPGDGPLHQRFANGWKQKAPVAELLRTALVLLVDHELTSSAFATRIAASTNASLPACLLAGLTTLSGPLHGDASGRVQNLFADVERLGEDQVVGHYLSAGLPFAGFGHHIYPDGDPRAAALLARFEPPEFIARFIEKVTALTGLQPNIDVALAALVAHYRLPTDAAFALFATARSVGLLAHGLEQLGVAQVIRPRGRYVGIVPGTEGSDGPGAASPRAPLA; from the coding sequence ATGGCCTCCTGGATCACGATGGAAGAGGTCTGCACCCAGCTCGGGGTGCAGCCCCAGACCGTGTACGCATACGTCAGCCGCAAGAAGATCGAGGTGGCAGCCGACCCGGCCGACAGCCGCCGCAGCCTCTACCGCGCCGACGACGTAGCCGTGCTGGCGCGGCGCAAGCAGGCCGGCCGCAAGCACGAAACCCTGGCCAACAACACCCTGTTCGGCGCGGAGCCCAGCATTCCCACCGCCCTCTCGACCTTCGCGCGGGGGCACCTGTACTACCGTGGCCAGGATGCGGTGGCGCTGGCCGCCACGTCCACCCTGGAAGAGGCCGCCCGGCTGCTCTGGGCCGCTGACCGGCCGGTGGACTTCGCCTGCCCCGTGCCCGTCGCCGACGGCCCGGCCGGGCGCACCGCGGCCTTCACCGCCCTGGCGCAGCTGGCGGCCACGGGGCATTCGACGCGCGGGCGCATGGTGCATGTGCTGCACGCCGAGGCGCAGGGCCTGGTCGGCCGCCTCGCCACGGCCTTTGGCGCGCAGCCCGGCGACGGACCGCTGCACCAGCGCTTTGCCAACGGCTGGAAGCAGAAGGCCCCGGTGGCCGAGCTGCTGCGGACCGCACTCGTGCTGCTGGTGGACCATGAGCTGACCAGCTCCGCCTTCGCCACGCGCATCGCCGCGTCCACCAACGCCTCGCTGCCCGCCTGCCTGCTGGCCGGGCTGACGACCCTTTCGGGCCCGCTGCACGGGGACGCCTCGGGCCGGGTGCAGAACCTGTTCGCCGACGTGGAGCGGCTGGGCGAGGACCAGGTGGTGGGCCATTACCTGTCCGCAGGGCTGCCGTTCGCGGGCTTCGGCCACCACATCTATCCGGACGGCGACCCCCGCGCTGCCGCCCTGCTGGCCCGCTTCGAGCCGCCGGAATTCATCGCCCGGTTCATCGAAAAGGTGACCGCGCTCACCGGTCTGCAGCCCAACATCGACGTCGCCCTGGCCGCGCTAGTGGCGCACTACCGCCTGCCAACGGACGCCGCCTTCGCCCTGTTCGCCACCGCGCGCAGCGTGGGCCTGCTGGCCCACGGGCTGGAACAACTCGGGGTGGCGCAGGTGATCCGCCCACGGGGCCGCTACGTGGGCATCGTGCCTGGCACCGAGGGATCCGATGGGCCGGGCGCTGCATCGCCGCGGGCCCCGCTCGCCTGA
- a CDS encoding PilZ domain-containing protein: MSSPSTAPRPSVMQLAIKEKAALYAAYIPFFAEGGIFVPTPREYKLGDDVYVLLTLPEDPQRYPVAGRVAWVTPARAAGNRTQGVGIQFPKDEKSRLLKHKIEEILGAALASERPTQTI; the protein is encoded by the coding sequence ATGAGCAGTCCCTCCACAGCGCCCCGTCCCAGCGTCATGCAGCTGGCCATCAAGGAAAAGGCGGCCCTGTATGCGGCATACATTCCGTTCTTTGCCGAAGGCGGCATCTTCGTGCCCACGCCGCGCGAGTACAAACTGGGCGACGACGTCTACGTGCTGCTGACCTTGCCCGAAGACCCGCAGCGCTACCCCGTGGCCGGCCGTGTGGCCTGGGTCACCCCGGCCCGCGCGGCCGGCAACCGTACGCAGGGCGTGGGCATCCAGTTCCCCAAGGACGAGAAGTCCCGCCTGCTCAAGCACAAGATCGAAGAGATCCTGGGCGCTGCGCTGGCTTCCGAACGCCCCACCCAGACCATCTGA
- a CDS encoding fumarylacetoacetate hydrolase family protein: MTSFAIPVPAPVTLAVAGSSARFPVGRVFCIGRNYAWSADEPRPAEMPAWFMKPASAVVPAQGALHCPPQTTEFCHEVELVVAIGQGGRGIDPARAEAGHVWGYAVGLDMTRRDLQRQAKAAGGPWEPAKAFDHSAPCTPLVPAARCGHPRSGAIWLTVNGVERQRSDVAQLLWPVAELIAMLSRSVTLAPGDLVFTGTPAGVDVLHPGDSVRAGVDGIGELAMDVTATSS, encoded by the coding sequence ATGACGTCTTTCGCCATTCCCGTGCCCGCCCCCGTCACCCTGGCGGTGGCCGGCAGCAGCGCACGGTTTCCCGTGGGCCGGGTGTTCTGCATCGGCCGCAACTACGCCTGGAGCGCGGACGAGCCGCGCCCGGCCGAGATGCCCGCGTGGTTCATGAAGCCCGCCAGTGCCGTCGTGCCGGCCCAGGGGGCCTTGCACTGCCCGCCGCAGACCACCGAGTTCTGCCACGAGGTGGAGCTGGTGGTGGCCATCGGCCAGGGCGGGCGCGGCATCGATCCCGCACGGGCCGAGGCCGGCCACGTCTGGGGCTACGCCGTGGGGCTGGACATGACCCGGCGCGACCTGCAGCGGCAGGCCAAGGCAGCCGGCGGCCCCTGGGAGCCGGCCAAGGCCTTCGACCATTCCGCACCGTGTACCCCGCTGGTGCCGGCCGCACGCTGCGGCCACCCCCGCAGCGGCGCCATCTGGCTGACGGTCAACGGCGTGGAGCGGCAGCGGTCGGACGTGGCGCAGCTGCTATGGCCGGTGGCCGAGCTGATCGCCATGCTGTCCCGTTCGGTCACTCTCGCGCCGGGCGATCTGGTCTTCACGGGCACGCCGGCCGGCGTCGACGTGCTGCACCCCGGCGACAGCGTGCGGGCCGGTGTGGACGGCATCGGCGAACTGGCCATGGACGTCACCGCCACCTCTTCGTGA
- the mltG gene encoding endolytic transglycosylase MltG, whose amino-acid sequence MRRFLALVLVMVLTAGAVAFWWLHEPMPVRPRAGVPANQPLELVIDPGTTPRGVARAVVEAGVGLDARVLYAWFRFSGQDRLIKAGNYEIAVGTTPRGLLQMLVRGEEALRALTLVEGWTFRQVRQALAREDQLKPETRDMTEAALMQALGRPGVAAEGRFFPDTYNYAKGTSDLALLRRALHAMDKRLEAAWAQRAADTPLKNADEALILASIVEKETGRAADRAQIAGVFTNRLRIGMLLQTDPTVIYGMGEKFDGNLRRRDLQTDTPWNTYTRGGLPPTPIALPGKASLLAAVQPEQTKALYFVSRGDGTSHFSPTLDEHNRAVNRYQRGGP is encoded by the coding sequence GTGCGTCGATTTCTCGCATTGGTATTGGTGATGGTGCTGACGGCAGGGGCCGTGGCCTTCTGGTGGCTGCACGAGCCCATGCCCGTGCGCCCGCGCGCCGGCGTGCCCGCCAACCAGCCGCTGGAGCTGGTTATCGACCCCGGAACCACGCCGCGCGGCGTGGCCCGTGCCGTGGTCGAGGCGGGCGTGGGTCTGGATGCGCGCGTGCTCTATGCCTGGTTCCGCTTCTCGGGGCAGGACCGGCTCATCAAGGCGGGCAACTACGAGATAGCGGTAGGCACCACCCCGCGCGGCCTGCTGCAGATGCTGGTGCGTGGCGAGGAAGCCCTGCGCGCCCTGACGTTGGTCGAAGGCTGGACCTTTCGCCAGGTACGCCAGGCCCTGGCGCGCGAAGACCAGCTCAAGCCCGAGACCCGCGACATGACCGAGGCCGCCCTCATGCAGGCGCTGGGCCGTCCGGGCGTCGCGGCGGAAGGTCGGTTCTTTCCGGATACCTACAACTACGCCAAGGGCACGAGCGACCTCGCCCTGCTGCGCCGCGCGCTGCATGCCATGGACAAGCGGCTGGAGGCCGCCTGGGCGCAGCGGGCCGCGGACACGCCGCTCAAGAATGCCGACGAGGCGCTGATCCTGGCCAGCATCGTCGAGAAGGAAACCGGCCGCGCCGCCGACCGCGCGCAGATCGCCGGGGTGTTCACCAACCGGCTGCGCATCGGCATGCTGCTGCAGACCGACCCGACGGTGATCTACGGCATGGGCGAGAAGTTCGACGGCAACCTGCGCCGGCGGGACCTGCAGACCGACACGCCCTGGAACACCTACACGCGGGGCGGCCTGCCGCCGACGCCTATCGCCCTGCCGGGCAAGGCCTCGCTGCTGGCAGCGGTGCAGCCGGAGCAGACCAAGGCGCTGTATTTCGTGTCGCGCGGCGATGGCACCAGCCATTTCAGCCCCACGCTGGACGAACACAACCGGGCCGTCAACCGCTACCAGCGCGGCGGCCCATGA
- the tmk gene encoding dTMP kinase translates to MALEQAPAERGLFITFEGIDGAGKSSHIDGLAHALRAAGRTVVVTREPGGTPLAEKLRTLLLHDAMDPLTEALLIFAGRRDHLRCVIEPALARGEVVLCDRFTDATFAYQGAGRGFDTVALLDLERMAQTGLGPQPSPMRNPDLTLWFDLPPAVAAQRLAGARVPDRFEAQPVAFFARVAQGYADRAAVAPQRFARLDAAQPREAVWAQLADVLVQRGWLVPAAGAPA, encoded by the coding sequence ATGGCATTGGAGCAAGCACCCGCCGAGCGCGGGCTGTTCATCACGTTCGAAGGCATCGACGGTGCGGGCAAGTCCTCGCACATCGACGGGCTGGCGCATGCCTTGCGGGCCGCGGGCCGCACCGTGGTCGTCACGCGCGAGCCCGGCGGAACGCCGCTGGCCGAAAAGCTGCGCACGCTGCTGCTGCACGACGCCATGGACCCGCTGACCGAGGCGCTGCTCATCTTCGCCGGCCGGCGCGACCACCTGCGCTGCGTGATCGAGCCGGCCCTGGCCCGTGGCGAGGTCGTGCTGTGCGACCGCTTCACCGACGCCACCTTCGCCTACCAGGGGGCCGGCCGGGGCTTCGACACCGTCGCGCTGCTGGACCTGGAGCGCATGGCCCAGACCGGCCTGGGCCCGCAGCCCAGCCCGATGCGCAACCCCGATCTCACCCTGTGGTTCGACCTGCCCCCGGCCGTGGCCGCGCAGCGGCTGGCGGGCGCGCGGGTGCCCGACCGCTTCGAGGCCCAGCCGGTGGCATTCTTCGCCCGTGTGGCGCAGGGCTATGCCGACCGCGCCGCCGTCGCGCCCCAGCGGTTCGCCCGGCTGGACGCCGCCCAGCCCCGGGAGGCCGTGTGGGCGCAACTGGCCGACGTGCTGGTACAGCGGGGCTGGCTGGTACCGGCTGCCGGGGCGCCGGCATGA
- a CDS encoding SDR family oxidoreductase, translating to MNLSSPSSSRPTRIALVTGAGSGIGRAVALGLLGDGWTVVLAGRRPEPLDQLVAEATARGQTAMAVPTDVTDPESVQALFDAIERRWGRLDLLFNNAGVNAPAVPMDELPLDKWFSVINTNVTGVFLCARAAFGLMRRQQPQGGRIINNGSISAHAPRPFTAPYTASKHAVTGLTKAIALDGRAYGIVASQIDIGNALTELSERMTRGVLQANGSVAPEPMMAASHVADAVRHIAALPPEANVLQMTVMASAMPFVGRG from the coding sequence TTGAACCTCTCTTCTCCATCCTCCTCCCGTCCGACACGCATCGCCCTCGTCACCGGTGCCGGCAGCGGTATCGGCCGGGCGGTCGCCCTGGGGCTGCTCGGCGACGGCTGGACCGTCGTGCTGGCCGGGCGCCGCCCCGAGCCGCTGGACCAATTGGTCGCCGAGGCCACCGCGCGCGGCCAGACGGCGATGGCCGTGCCGACCGACGTCACCGACCCGGAAAGCGTGCAGGCGCTGTTCGACGCGATCGAGCGGCGCTGGGGGCGGCTGGATCTGCTGTTCAACAACGCCGGTGTGAATGCACCCGCCGTGCCGATGGACGAGCTGCCGCTGGACAAATGGTTCAGCGTGATCAACACCAATGTGACCGGCGTGTTCCTGTGCGCCCGGGCTGCCTTCGGCCTGATGCGGCGCCAGCAGCCGCAGGGCGGGCGGATCATCAACAACGGGTCGATTTCTGCCCACGCGCCGCGGCCGTTCACGGCGCCGTACACGGCCAGCAAGCACGCGGTGACGGGGCTGACCAAGGCCATCGCGCTGGACGGCCGGGCCTACGGCATCGTGGCCAGCCAGATCGACATCGGCAATGCGCTGACCGAGCTGTCAGAGCGCATGACGCGCGGCGTGCTGCAGGCCAACGGCAGTGTGGCGCCCGAACCCATGATGGCCGCCAGCCATGTGGCCGACGCCGTGCGGCACATTGCCGCGCTTCCGCCCGAGGCCAATGTGCTGCAGATGACGGTGATGGCCAGCGCCATGCCGTTCGTCGGACGCGGCTGA
- a CDS encoding tripartite tricarboxylate transporter substrate binding protein — protein sequence MTQRRSILIRALALAAALGAVAPVWAQASAPAPAFPSKPVTLVVPFPPGGGTDTGARLLAEQLGRRWGQTVVVDNKGGAAGQIGADYVAKAKPDGYTLLLGNIGTQAINPSLYPKLPYDADTAFAPITLLAELPLAMMVHPSVQARTPAEFIALAKAQPGSLTYSSSGAGGAPHLAAELFKDQSGTFILHVPYRGGGPAIADLLAGHVQLSFMTVLEASGHIKAGKLRALAVTGDKRVAAFPDVPTLAEGALPGFNAISWIGVLAPGGTPPELVQKIAADVRAVMADEAVKARFAALGGVPRTTTPPEFAKLIKDDRARYAQIIRSRKITVD from the coding sequence ATGACCCAACGACGTTCCATCCTCATCCGCGCGCTGGCTCTGGCCGCGGCCCTTGGCGCAGTCGCGCCGGTTTGGGCCCAGGCCTCGGCCCCGGCCCCGGCCTTTCCGTCCAAGCCGGTCACGCTCGTCGTGCCGTTCCCGCCTGGTGGGGGCACCGACACGGGTGCCCGGCTGCTGGCCGAGCAACTGGGCCGGCGTTGGGGCCAGACGGTGGTGGTGGACAACAAGGGCGGCGCCGCAGGACAGATCGGCGCCGACTATGTGGCCAAGGCCAAGCCGGACGGCTACACGCTGTTGCTGGGCAACATCGGCACGCAGGCCATCAACCCGTCGCTGTACCCCAAGCTGCCCTATGACGCCGACACGGCCTTCGCTCCCATCACCCTGCTGGCCGAACTGCCGCTGGCGATGATGGTCCACCCCAGCGTGCAGGCGCGCACGCCGGCCGAGTTCATCGCGCTGGCCAAGGCCCAGCCAGGCTCGCTCACCTACAGCAGCTCCGGCGCCGGCGGCGCGCCGCACCTGGCGGCCGAGCTGTTCAAGGACCAGAGCGGGACATTCATCCTCCACGTGCCCTACCGCGGCGGCGGCCCGGCCATCGCCGACCTGCTGGCCGGCCATGTGCAGCTGTCGTTCATGACGGTGCTGGAGGCCTCGGGCCACATCAAGGCCGGCAAGCTGCGGGCTCTGGCCGTCACCGGCGACAAGCGCGTGGCGGCCTTCCCCGACGTGCCCACGCTGGCGGAAGGCGCCTTGCCCGGCTTCAACGCCATCTCGTGGATCGGCGTGCTGGCGCCGGGCGGCACACCGCCGGAACTGGTGCAGAAGATCGCCGCCGACGTGCGCGCCGTGATGGCGGACGAGGCGGTGAAGGCGCGGTTCGCGGCGCTGGGCGGTGTGCCCCGCACGACGACACCCCCGGAATTCGCCAAGCTGATCAAGGACGACCGCGCGCGCTACGCGCAGATCATCCGCAGCCGCAAGATCACCGTCGACTGA